A genome region from Gemmatimonadota bacterium includes the following:
- a CDS encoding serine acetyltransferase, with protein MSHHVPATASWLDDLCRERAAYNLPPRANARAGSFADGILAFLFPHFAPRLDGHRAALDRELEIIAEESPALFADFLTHQAGPGITQTREASIDADGTASGRAFVAGLPTLRDDLLSDAAYLVASDPAATSVDEVILAYPGFYAIACYRLAHRIRGLGIPLLPRLISEHAHMRTGIDIHPGATIGVPFAIDHGTGIVIGETATVGVRVRVYQGVTLGALSVEKGLASAKRHPTIGDEVVLYANATVLGGRTVVGAGSVVGGNVWLTRSVPPRSVVVHQAMDTHTAESPALEFHI; from the coding sequence ATGTCCCATCACGTCCCCGCCACCGCGTCCTGGCTCGATGATCTGTGCCGGGAGCGTGCGGCGTACAACCTGCCACCGCGCGCCAACGCCCGGGCCGGCTCGTTTGCCGACGGCATCCTGGCGTTCCTCTTTCCGCACTTTGCGCCGCGACTGGACGGGCATCGTGCGGCGCTGGATCGCGAGCTGGAGATCATCGCCGAGGAGAGTCCGGCGCTCTTTGCCGACTTCCTGACCCACCAGGCCGGGCCGGGGATCACGCAGACGCGCGAGGCGTCGATCGATGCCGACGGGACGGCGTCCGGGCGCGCGTTCGTCGCTGGGCTCCCGACGCTGCGCGACGACCTGCTGAGCGACGCCGCGTACCTGGTGGCCTCCGATCCGGCGGCGACGTCGGTGGACGAGGTGATCCTGGCCTATCCCGGCTTCTACGCCATCGCCTGCTACCGCCTGGCGCACCGCATTCGGGGGTTGGGGATCCCGCTGCTGCCGCGCCTCATCAGCGAGCACGCGCACATGCGCACCGGGATCGACATCCATCCGGGGGCGACGATCGGTGTGCCATTCGCCATCGACCACGGGACGGGGATCGTGATCGGCGAGACGGCGACCGTGGGCGTGCGCGTGCGGGTGTACCAGGGCGTTACGTTAGGCGCCCTGTCGGTGGAGAAGGGGCTGGCGAGCGCGAAGCGCCACCCGACGATCGGGGACGAGGTGGTGCTCTACGCCAATGCCACGGTGCTCGGCGGGCGCACCGTCGTGGGGGCGGGGAGCGTGGTGGGCGGCAACGTCTGGCTCACGCGGTCGGTCCCGCCGCGCTCCGTTGTCGTGCACCAGGCGATGGACACGCATACTGCCGAGTCGCCGGCGCTCGAGTTCCACATCTGA
- a CDS encoding DUF3536 domain-containing protein, with translation MRSVVIHAHFYQPPREHPYFDEIEAEVSAAPYHDWNSRIDRECYRAVVAARVSGAHGRIARIVNTLEHLSFNVGPTLCTWMERHSPDAYRAMLAADHESCRRLGGHGNAIAHPYHHVILPLASRRDKVTEVRWGIADFKRRYGRDPEGFWLPETAVDDETLDVLAQEGIRFTILAPYQVQRRPPNGLPGRYTTQQGRTIALCTYHGDLSHGIAFGGLVRDADHWAYEILAQPGDLPAGEALPGAPVTPGGSPAPILVSMATDGETYGHHHKFAEMALARVFDVTAHHGVRVENYASFLARHPASIDVELVAPTAWSCAHGVERWRSNCGCRSDGMRYPSQAWRTPLRNGLNALAEALHDIFERDGTPLLGDVWKARDAYGHAVSQDADARRAFSAAQLDSTATPDQKRRVAELLEMERDAMRMFTSCAWFFDDIGGLEPQQVLRYAERAIALSGEAPRLTMLLREQLRLAESNDRHTGTGEDVYLRLASGPDAAARTAAAAAALTALGIDPNGHLSAHAVVAEITGDRVSVTARDTGTVRRFRVSVVERRANNVTCDVTSMDGDDARIWRISLADFPERPRRAIRHALRRALLPQNLTAEEIERLALGDASLRGVIVVALQRAVGQLATDESPEALDVANALLDLFEQLESNVPFDVQTTFWSVWEGASSARRAHLQAFRERLGFEPAFEG, from the coding sequence ATGCGCTCTGTTGTCATTCACGCCCACTTCTACCAGCCGCCGCGCGAGCACCCGTACTTCGACGAGATCGAGGCGGAGGTCTCGGCGGCCCCCTACCACGACTGGAACTCCCGCATCGACCGCGAGTGCTACCGCGCCGTGGTCGCGGCGCGCGTGTCGGGCGCGCACGGGCGCATCGCGCGGATCGTCAACACGCTCGAGCACCTGTCGTTCAACGTGGGGCCCACGCTGTGCACCTGGATGGAACGGCACTCGCCCGATGCCTATCGGGCGATGCTGGCCGCCGATCACGAAAGCTGCCGGCGGTTAGGGGGGCATGGCAACGCCATCGCCCACCCCTACCACCACGTCATCCTCCCGCTGGCGTCGCGCCGCGACAAGGTGACCGAGGTGCGGTGGGGGATCGCCGACTTCAAGCGGCGATACGGGCGTGACCCGGAGGGGTTCTGGCTTCCCGAGACGGCGGTGGACGACGAGACGCTGGACGTGTTGGCGCAGGAAGGGATCCGCTTCACGATCCTCGCCCCCTACCAGGTGCAACGGCGTCCGCCCAACGGCCTCCCCGGGCGCTACACGACGCAGCAGGGGCGTACGATTGCGCTCTGCACCTATCATGGCGACCTCTCGCACGGCATCGCCTTCGGCGGGCTCGTGCGCGATGCCGACCACTGGGCCTACGAGATCCTGGCGCAGCCGGGCGACCTCCCGGCGGGGGAGGCGCTCCCCGGTGCGCCCGTGACGCCCGGCGGCTCGCCGGCGCCGATCCTCGTCTCGATGGCGACCGACGGCGAGACGTACGGGCACCACCACAAGTTCGCCGAGATGGCACTGGCGCGCGTCTTCGACGTCACGGCCCATCACGGGGTGCGCGTGGAGAACTACGCCTCGTTCCTGGCGCGGCACCCGGCGTCGATCGACGTGGAGCTGGTGGCGCCGACGGCGTGGAGCTGCGCGCACGGCGTGGAGCGCTGGCGGTCGAATTGCGGCTGCCGGAGCGACGGGATGCGCTACCCCAGCCAGGCGTGGCGCACGCCGCTGCGGAACGGGCTCAATGCACTGGCGGAGGCGCTGCACGACATCTTCGAGCGCGACGGAACGCCGCTCCTCGGTGACGTCTGGAAGGCGCGCGATGCGTACGGCCACGCCGTCAGCCAGGACGCCGACGCGCGTCGCGCCTTCTCGGCCGCCCAGCTCGACTCCACGGCGACCCCGGACCAGAAGCGGCGCGTGGCCGAGCTGCTGGAGATGGAGCGCGACGCGATGCGCATGTTCACCTCGTGCGCCTGGTTCTTCGACGACATCGGCGGGCTGGAGCCGCAACAGGTGCTGCGCTACGCCGAGCGGGCGATCGCACTCTCGGGGGAGGCGCCGCGGCTGACGATGCTGCTGCGCGAGCAGTTGCGGCTGGCGGAGAGCAACGACCGGCACACCGGGACGGGTGAGGACGTCTACCTGCGCCTGGCGTCGGGGCCTGACGCCGCGGCGCGCACGGCGGCCGCGGCCGCCGCGCTCACGGCGCTCGGCATCGATCCCAATGGGCACCTCTCGGCCCATGCCGTGGTGGCCGAGATCACGGGCGATCGCGTGTCGGTGACCGCGCGTGACACCGGGACCGTCCGGCGTTTTCGTGTGTCGGTGGTGGAGCGGCGGGCTAACAACGTCACCTGCGACGTGACGTCGATGGATGGCGACGACGCCCGCATCTGGCGCATCTCGCTGGCCGACTTTCCCGAACGTCCGCGCCGGGCCATCCGTCATGCGCTGCGGCGCGCGCTGTTGCCGCAGAACCTGACCGCCGAGGAGATCGAACGCCTGGCGCTGGGCGATGCGTCGCTGCGCGGGGTGATTGTCGTGGCGCTGCAGCGCGCGGTTGGGCAGTTGGCCACCGACGAGTCACCCGAGGCGCTCGACGTGGCGAACGCGCTGCTGGACCTCTTCGAGCAGCTGGAGAGCAACGTCCCCTTCGACGTGCAGACGACGTTCTGGTCGGTGTGGGAAGGGGCGTCGTCGGCGCGGCGGGCGCACCTGCAGGCGTTCCGGGAGCGGCTGGGCTTCGAGCCTGCGTTCGAGGGATAG
- a CDS encoding DUF1957 domain-containing protein, whose amino-acid sequence MPERQVDFVLLLHSHLPYVLHHGRWPHGSDWLCEAALETYLPLIETLRQLEAGEVAAPVTLGLTPVLANQLAHPTFAVEFEAFVAQRLAACDAAAAELAGTPDEALIPLTRFWSTRLTRMRALWDALGGDLLGEFRRLQAAERLELVTSAATHAFLPLLGRDESIALQLLLAKREHRRLFGRDAEGCWVPECGYRPRGRWSPRADAPGAGVRRGIEEHLADAGFRYFVVDAHTARAGAPLGVYGDRIGGEATHVAAPGRERGGRFPQSPYRAYRVSGARAPVEVAALVRDPRSSVRVWSRGDGYPGDGAYLEFHKIRWPGGLRFWRVTARDADLGDKAPYDPLAARLTARAHAHDFAELLGEIAGERSGSASLITAPFDTELFGHWWFEGPDFLADLYAALPGVPRLRAVTAGEHLARHATRVSTKLVRGSWGRDGDYSMWFNERVQAMWPVIWELEEAFWDVAPAALAHPQASAILAQAARSLLLLQSSDWPFIVTTGAVEDYALARFEGHARDARLLLAAVRGVLDGGEATAGRALADELRRRDDLFPDVLVAVAEALGGSAVAAAVG is encoded by the coding sequence TTGCCCGAGCGTCAGGTCGACTTCGTCCTCCTGCTCCACTCGCACCTCCCGTACGTCCTCCATCACGGCCGCTGGCCGCACGGGAGCGACTGGCTGTGCGAAGCGGCGCTGGAGACGTACCTCCCGCTGATCGAGACGCTCCGCCAGCTCGAGGCGGGAGAGGTCGCTGCCCCGGTCACCCTCGGGCTCACCCCGGTCCTCGCCAACCAGCTCGCCCATCCCACCTTTGCGGTGGAGTTCGAGGCGTTCGTGGCGCAGCGCCTGGCGGCGTGCGACGCCGCGGCCGCCGAGCTGGCGGGGACGCCCGACGAGGCGCTGATTCCGCTCACCCGCTTCTGGTCCACGCGCCTCACGCGCATGCGCGCGCTGTGGGACGCACTCGGCGGCGACCTGCTCGGGGAGTTCCGCCGGCTGCAGGCGGCCGAGCGACTCGAGCTCGTGACGTCGGCGGCCACGCACGCCTTCCTGCCGCTGCTGGGGCGCGACGAGTCGATCGCCCTGCAGTTGCTGCTGGCGAAGCGTGAACACCGTCGCCTGTTCGGGCGCGACGCCGAGGGGTGCTGGGTGCCGGAGTGCGGCTATCGTCCGCGCGGGCGCTGGTCACCACGAGCGGATGCGCCGGGGGCGGGGGTGCGTCGCGGGATCGAGGAGCACCTGGCCGACGCGGGCTTCCGCTATTTCGTGGTCGACGCGCACACGGCGCGCGCCGGCGCACCGTTAGGCGTCTACGGCGACCGCATCGGCGGCGAGGCGACCCACGTGGCGGCCCCCGGCCGCGAGCGCGGCGGTCGCTTCCCGCAGTCGCCGTATCGCGCCTATCGGGTCTCGGGGGCGCGGGCCCCGGTGGAGGTGGCGGCACTCGTGCGCGACCCACGCTCGTCGGTACGCGTGTGGAGCCGCGGGGATGGCTATCCTGGCGATGGCGCGTACCTCGAGTTCCACAAGATCCGCTGGCCGGGAGGGCTCCGCTTCTGGCGCGTCACGGCGCGCGACGCCGACCTTGGCGACAAGGCGCCGTACGACCCGCTCGCCGCGCGCCTCACGGCCCGTGCGCACGCCCACGACTTCGCCGAGTTGCTGGGGGAAATTGCCGGCGAGCGCTCGGGGAGCGCGTCGCTGATCACGGCGCCGTTCGACACGGAGCTGTTCGGCCACTGGTGGTTCGAGGGCCCCGACTTTCTCGCCGACCTGTACGCCGCGCTCCCCGGCGTGCCGCGCCTGCGCGCGGTGACCGCGGGGGAACATCTCGCCCGCCATGCCACCCGCGTCTCGACCAAGCTGGTGCGCGGCAGCTGGGGGCGGGACGGCGACTACTCGATGTGGTTCAACGAGCGCGTGCAGGCGATGTGGCCGGTGATCTGGGAGCTGGAGGAGGCGTTCTGGGACGTGGCGCCGGCGGCGCTGGCACACCCTCAGGCGTCGGCGATCCTGGCCCAGGCGGCGCGGTCGCTCCTGCTGTTGCAGTCGAGCGACTGGCCGTTCATCGTGACGACGGGGGCGGTGGAGGACTACGCGCTCGCCCGATTCGAGGGGCACGCACGCGACGCGCGCCTGCTGCTGGCGGCCGTTCGCGGGGTGCTGGACGGAGGAGAGGCCACGGCGGGCCGTGCCCTCGCCGATGAGCTCCGGCGCCGCGATGACCTCTTTCCCGACGTGCTGGTGGCGGTGGCAGAGGCGTTAGGCGGTTCCGCCGTCGCCGCCGCGGTCGGGTAG
- a CDS encoding glycogen synthase, whose amino-acid sequence MAARKRSTATTTKRRTRKASEKGGAGGKETAADADAASAASEAVAARPYPLHTAGGQPVAVVHVVAELAPFARTGGLGEAVANLAKAQSRAGLAVSLIMPLYRQVREVVSDFVPASDPFFVQVGPRAEYARLFESQSLRDRTGEGMPRVYFVDNEYYFGGRDGIYGDARGDYGDNDRRWAYFALASLTALPMITQAPVMMHCHDWHTALAPAYLRALEAGNDFLRHTWTVITVHNAGFQGHFPPPSMADVGLPWEFYNHHMFEWYGKMNMLKGGMACADAVTTVSPTHAHELRTEKGGFGLHDAFVAMRERFVGIINGIDNADWNPANDPFIAYNYSRTKLSPKKQNKLALQRIFGLPERPGTPVIGMSARMVAQKGLDLILGSPRFLSLDAQFIFLGQGEKRYVDILEELAALVPGRIGVQTDFTVEQEHRLLAGADMIVMPSQYEPCGLTQMRAQRYGTLPVARKVGGLADTIEDNVTGFLFDDYTQAGFISACARAIDHYRHPQVWTQMVKEAMGRDFGWERSEGKYRELYRRAIHWPRGRR is encoded by the coding sequence ATGGCAGCGCGCAAGCGGAGTACGGCGACCACGACGAAGCGTCGGACTCGCAAGGCGAGCGAGAAGGGTGGGGCAGGGGGGAAAGAGACGGCGGCGGACGCCGATGCGGCGTCCGCTGCCAGCGAGGCGGTGGCAGCGCGTCCGTATCCGCTGCACACCGCGGGGGGGCAGCCGGTCGCCGTGGTGCACGTGGTGGCCGAGCTGGCCCCCTTTGCCCGCACGGGTGGCTTAGGGGAAGCGGTCGCCAACCTGGCCAAGGCGCAGTCACGGGCGGGCCTTGCCGTGTCGCTCATCATGCCGCTCTACCGCCAGGTGCGCGAGGTCGTGAGCGACTTCGTCCCGGCCAGCGACCCGTTCTTCGTGCAGGTGGGGCCGCGCGCCGAGTACGCGCGTCTGTTCGAGTCGCAGTCGCTGCGCGATCGCACGGGCGAGGGGATGCCGCGCGTGTACTTCGTGGACAACGAGTACTACTTCGGCGGGCGTGACGGGATCTACGGCGACGCGCGCGGCGACTACGGCGACAACGACCGTCGTTGGGCCTACTTCGCGCTGGCGTCGCTGACCGCGCTCCCGATGATCACGCAGGCGCCGGTGATGATGCACTGCCACGACTGGCACACCGCGCTCGCCCCGGCGTACCTGCGCGCCCTCGAGGCGGGGAACGACTTCCTGCGCCATACCTGGACGGTGATCACCGTGCACAACGCCGGCTTCCAGGGGCACTTCCCGCCACCGTCGATGGCCGACGTGGGACTGCCGTGGGAGTTCTACAACCATCACATGTTCGAGTGGTACGGCAAGATGAACATGCTGAAGGGGGGCATGGCCTGCGCCGATGCGGTGACGACGGTGAGCCCCACGCACGCGCACGAGCTGCGCACGGAGAAAGGCGGCTTCGGGTTGCACGATGCCTTCGTGGCGATGCGCGAGCGTTTCGTGGGGATCATCAACGGGATCGACAACGCCGACTGGAATCCGGCCAACGACCCGTTCATCGCCTACAACTACTCGCGCACCAAGCTGTCGCCCAAGAAGCAGAACAAGCTCGCCCTGCAGCGGATTTTTGGGCTCCCGGAGCGTCCGGGGACGCCGGTGATCGGGATGAGCGCGCGCATGGTGGCGCAGAAGGGACTCGACCTCATCCTGGGGTCGCCGCGTTTCCTGTCGCTCGACGCGCAGTTCATCTTCCTGGGGCAGGGGGAGAAGCGCTACGTCGACATCCTCGAGGAGCTGGCGGCGCTCGTCCCCGGGCGCATCGGGGTGCAGACCGACTTCACCGTCGAGCAGGAGCACCGCCTGCTGGCCGGGGCCGACATGATCGTGATGCCGTCGCAGTACGAGCCGTGCGGCCTCACGCAGATGCGTGCCCAGCGCTACGGGACGCTGCCGGTGGCGCGCAAGGTGGGCGGGCTCGCCGACACCATCGAGGACAACGTCACCGGCTTCCTGTTCGACGACTACACGCAGGCCGGCTTCATCTCCGCCTGTGCGCGCGCCATCGACCACTACCGGCATCCGCAGGTGTGGACGCAGATGGTCAAGGAGGCGATGGGGCGCGACTTCGGCTGGGAGCGCTCGGAGGGGAAGTACCGCGAGCTCTATCGTCGGGCCATCCACTGGCCGCGCGGGAGGCGTTAG